cccgtgcatcgatgacctgttcatgcatcatattagggttgcatcatgtctttctttgtggtggtgaatacttgtgttgatgttgtttccggtttcctccgtctcgatagagttccgcaagcgtgtcggaatgtgaggaccgttcgactacgtcggttcgctgacttcaccgagttgttcttcttccaagcgggatctcaggcaagatgatcatttccccagataccattactatcattgccatgctagttttatcgttgctatcgattatgtctcgttgcctaccacgtgttaaatatcagcctctcaacaatgccatgatcaccttcaacctgttcgacctagcaaaccactgaatggctatgttactgcttgcttaaccctgttgttagcgttgctagttgcaggtgcagatgcttccatgtgaaaacacgggttccttgtcatatcaccctattaatgctatctaatttaatgcacctatatacttggtaaaaggtggaaggctcggccttctagcctggtgttttgttccacctttgcccccttagttttcggctaccggtgttatgttccataaacgagcactcctaacacgatcggggttgttatggggacccccttgataattcgttttagattaaagctggtctggcagggcccaactttggtactacttttgcctaataactaatgaactgcatagggagtaattaacccgaggaaatttaatcaacccccgggccagtgctcctcatgagtgttggccccacctgagcgatgtccggcgcccctctggtcacccggaggtttagcgatcccgacgtctagctcatccgccgtgtcctgagaacgaggtacgcgactcctatcgggatcgtcgacacgtcgggcggccttgctggattagttttacctttgacgagatatcttgtgcatcgggattccggtgatgctttgggtaatctcagagttgaggttttccactagggaatccgacgagatcgcgaccttcgtgattgaggatttctatgcggcttgtggtaatttgtgatggactagttggagcacccctgcagggttaaatcttttggaaagtcgtgcccgcggttatgtggcaacgtggaaactttgttcaacactggttctagataacttgaagtaacttaactaaaacatgccaactgtgtgcgtaaccgtgactgtctctttcgtgagttccttctccgatcgaggacacggtggggttatgtctgacgtaggtaggtgttcaggatcattcatttgatcatcagtagttacgtCCGCTATGcctagatctcccccctcttatttctggtattcgtaagttagccaccatatatgtgcTTAGcctctgctgcaacctcaccacttaaccatacctcacccattaatctttgctagtcttgatacctttggaaatgagattgttgagtcccctgtggctcatagattactacaacaccagttgcaggtacaggtaaaggttactcgacgagagcgcgttgattgttcatttggagttgcctcttcttcttcttcttcttcttcgatctaggatgggttccaggctggcagcctgggatagcaaggatggacgtcgttcttcttttgtcgtttgttttcgttcgtagtcggactctgctcttactcttgatgattatgtaatgtactgatgtgactctgatgtagcttgtggcgagtgtaagccaactctgaagatatatttcttcttttcagtacatgtacttggaacgatatccattcttgcgacacgacgagatgcgcttctatccctgacgaggccctcgtgccaaattgaggaagggtcgcatctgggcgtgacacctcacccagtgacagaacgggtagcgaggcacgcatcatgttgctgccatcaagggtaaaaagatggggtttatatctattgcatgaatttattcctctacatcatgtcatcttgcttaaggcgttactctgttcgtgatgaactcaatacactagatgcatgctggatagcggtcgatgtgtggagtaatagtagttgatgcataaagtatcggtctacttgtctcggacgtgatgcctatatgtatgatcattgccttagatatcgtcatgactttgtgcagttctatcaattgctcgacagtaattcgttcacccaccgtaatatttgctatcttgagagaagcctctagtgaacactatggcccccgggtctacttcacatcatattttcagccctacacttttactttgttgcacttttcaccttcaaatctcaccttgcaatcaatcgtgaagggattgccaacccctttgtagcgttgggtgcaagtttgctgtttttgcgcaggtacatcggtgcttcatcttgatactcctactggattgataccttggttctcaaactgagggaaatacttactgatattgtgctgcatcaccctttcctctacaagggaaaaatccaacgcaagctcaagaggtagcaactacCCTACAGGTGAGGATGAGAATAATAAGTTAGTTCATgctttgaggagtacatgtctatggccgaaggagtgcatcaatcttccaaactggacgcctcctcctcctcctccggcaagtgatcagggcactcctcatcctcctccggcaactgatcagggcactcctcatcctcctccggcgaaTGATCACGGCACTCCtactcctccgacgcgtgagggcactccgccttcttcttcagctcctcctccggcgtgtgagggcactccacctccttctttgactcctcctccggcgtgtggagtagtccgcctccttcttcagctcctcctccggcgcgtcggagcactccgcctccttctttggctcctcctccagcgcgttGGAGTAgttctcctccttcggctccttctccggcgcgtcggagcactccgcctccttcttcggctcctcctccagcgcgtcggaAAAGTccgcctccttcggctcctcctctggCGCGTCGGAGCacttcgcctccttcttcggATCCTCCTCCACTCTGTCGGATAagtcctcctccttcgtctcTGCCTCAGGCGCGTCGAAGCAGTCCACCTCCTCCGCAACAGTGGAAGACAGACATCGTCGCCGCTCCaccaaaaattacacaagtaagaaagacgccgctgatacgtctccaacgtatctataatttttgattgttccatgctattatattattttcttgggatgtcttatatgcattaatatgccattttatatcatttctgggactaacttattaactcagtgcccaatgccagtttctgttttttccgtgttttttgacctttttcagaaaagaattttaaacagggtccaaacggaataaaacctgcggggtgatttttttccaaaacaaaagaTACGtatgggacttgagaaccaaggcaggaggtctcgggggaggtcacgagccccctaggcgcgccctagggggcgcctagtaggctcgcgggccccctgtggctcctctgccctacctcttttgcctaaaaattcccaaaaattccgaaacctccagagagagccaggaaaatacttttctgccgccgcaagcttctgtctgcgtgagatcccatctggggaccgttctggtgccttgctggagggggattcggacacggagggcttcttcatcaacaccattgcctctccgatgatgcctgagtagttcaccacagaccttcgggtccatagctagtagctagatgacttcttctctctcttggatcttcaatacaaagttctccatgatcttcatggagatctatccgatgtaactttcttttgcggtgtgtttgtcgagatctgatgaattgtggatttacgatcaaattatctatgaatattatttcagtctcctcttatttcttatatgcatgatttcgtatccttgtaattctcttcgagttatgagtttcgtttcgccaacttgatctataattcttgcaatgggagaagtgcttggttttgggttcatacagtgcggtgtcctcaccctgtgacggaaagggtagcgaggcacgcatcgtgttgttgccatcaagggtaaaaagatggggtttatatcatgttgcatgaatttatccctctacatcatgtcatcttgcttgaggcgttactccgtttgttgtgaacttaatacactagatgcatgctggatagcgtcgatgtttggagtaatagtagtagatgcagacagtatcggtctacttgtctcggacgtgatgcctatatgtatgatcattgccttagatatcgtcatgactttgcgcgattctatcaattgctcgacagtaattcgttcacccaccgtaatactttctatcatgagagaagcctctagtgaacactatggcccccgagtctattttacacatcatatattcagatctaccaaaaataccttgctgcacttttattcctTTTTACCTTTCATCTCTGTCAGATCTCTCTTTGCaagtaattgtgaagggattgacaacccctttatcgcgttgggtgcaagtttgtttgcttttgcgcaggttcattggtgcctcatcttgatactcctactggatttataccttggttctcaaactgagggaaatacttattcctactttgctgcatcaccctttcctcttcaagggaaaaaccaacgcaagctcgagaagtagcagccgcctcctcctccttctatcaAGTGGAAGATAAACTCCGCTGCCGCTCTGGCAgctagcagtgatgcaatgttagcaaaacaaagaagtgggaaaacaattccccagttCGGCAAACAGAAGAAgtaatcgtgccccccgctcaaggtgtctagcgatatcgtcgacgCTAATGATTCGGGGTTGCTGCTCGGTACTAATCCTGGTGATTACGTGAGAGATTCAGTAATTTTTAAGATGGCTGAGGTAACAaatgaagaaaaatataaattcgtgctcgggaagcctctcgccaaacctggtcatcctcctctaacaccgaggatACACGAAtttcatgagtggtacatgaacatcttcagggaGAAAACGGCTGTGTATATGAGAGTGAAAAAAATCACTAATTCATTGGAGCTGCAGTGGTGCTTgttgaatttgaggagttatttcagttatacaattacctggccctcgacaaacaactactaacttcctactgtttgtaagtattacttctatagttaagtgtctagctcaactcgttcattgcatgtatctataattatcctcactatatatattatgcagattgaagatcgtcgaattaaaaaaacaGGAATCttcgatattgggttcattagcccataatcggtaaatgtattgtcgatacgaaatgaaaccaaagagatCGAGATTAAGttgctaaattcgttgcttgtaaatcaaaacaaaagggaaatactctttccttagaACTTgaggtgagtgttgttgtcttctctatATACTCGGTTTCACTTACTCGAGGTTAAAtagtaaatgtaattgatgagttatatatgtgtgcgcagttaccactggattctgctatccattaagcttgacgcgACAAAAGTAAGTGTCTTACACTCAagacgtaaagatcccgaggattatgccgacatgactgcaatgctcaagaagtaagttaactcaataccgggaccataccggcatgcaactttcgttaatttcctggtatcaagtaatcattttctttgcctggcaggatttggaagaagttcgtgaataaggttcgcggtatacccaaagagttgcaatttacgcacccctagtaagtagtactagctagctagttccgcgcatctctaattgattcaaattttcaataATATATCATTAccttgcttgcttatcagtttgattgaactctatatattctcataaagtgcttgtaccaggtaggtgggactgaaaaatgtgcattctacgtatgcgagttcgttcgcctctcgacctctgggtggggcatctctgacgaacaatttgaagtacgtaaataatattcacaattttattttatatattaccatcaattgtgttgagttttattcatatatatatgcatgtattgacccccttctttaaatcagatctggaagaagcgggatgaacccctatcagatgatggcatacgagcaattaaAGAGGAATTGGTGGGATTCcttgttgaccacgtcatacctagtgACGGAGAATATcatgtgagctatttgtgattggatcttaggtagatgatgttagaaATTGTAAAAGAtattatattgtaaaagatgttaagtattgtaaatggtttcgttcattttcttattagctagcgtcgtattctctctatatgtatagtagctagcggctagctaacacaatatgaaaccactaaattaaccctccacccCCGGATCAAATAAAGAACAAAAACCCCAGCTCTGGGCAGATACTGACgcatggatgccatgttgtcccggttggtgtgaccaaccaggactaaagaacctcctgcccgggctcgccgcaacggccacgtggagaccattcGGTCCCGCTTCgcaagcgaaccgggactaaaggttttgggatttagtcccgaccatttagtcccggttcaagaaccggggctaatgagcctctggaactgggacaaatgggttattttctactagtgattagtcccggttcctgaggaatacttttagtcccggtttattagtagtctctagtcccggttggtgttaccaactcgGACTAAAGAGGTGGTTGCAGGGTTTTGTCAGGCTGGGTTCCCTGcgagggccattagtcccggttagtaATACAAACGGGGACTAGATATaggtctttagtcccgatttgtatcaccaatcgggactaaaagtATCCCTATATATACCGCTTCATTCAGCCCGAGCCAAGCTCTCTATTTCCCCTTTATCTCCTCTGTTTTCTTGCCTTGCTCGAGTTCATCCGCCATTTCTCTACAGTTTTGTCcagatttgaggcaccccatccagtccaagtgttcacaaaggttagcaactttgtcctttcatctctcattgctaaaTGCCCCATAATtatatagtgatttgtgggttttagtttgggagtaattatgtgtgagtttatttgatttatatgcaatctgagctcaaattaacttcttagtttgcatatgtgtaggtgtggtttacttagtgccttcccgtctTCGTCCTAACCACCATCGAACGCCCGCATCGTCTCGTCGCCGGCTccaccttggtgatcctcttgttcttatccatTTTATTCCAAAACATTTCTTATTTTTTTGTATGATTTACCTGTATGATTTTCTTATACATAGTgtcatggtcttgatatccgtcTCCGTTGGCCCTCGTTCGGTTTATGATTCGGATatggtatattctcttttataactatttgttgcatttctcgtttatatgacaattatgcccatcaagttgacatggatatttttatctaggaggtgtgTGTAGTGGATTGTGCTTTCCTTCAACCTCTTGCCGCGTCGTCGCTGTCTCGCCTTTCCCCGACGCCGGagctcgtcgccgcccccgacgacGGCTGCCCGCACCTCCTCGCGCCTATCCCCGACGTTGCACGCGCCTGCTCCTCCTGGAGCCCGCCCCGACACTGTCCGGGACGCCGCGACCCGCGCCCGCTCCTTCGGCCCCGATCAAGCTCCCCGCTGCGCAACCGTCGCCCCGTCACCCCGCTGTgagctcccccctctccctcgcctCTATGCCGCAatggccgcccctccccgaggccacacacacacacatgcatgcatgaacacacacacacacacattttctTAAGTTAGATCAATTATATGTATTTTTTGTATAGAATGATAAAATCTGAAAGTTGATGGAAAAAAGAAAGACCGGACTCATCATACATTaggaatattttaaaaacattttATTTTATCACACAAATTTAATACACCTATAATATTATTTGGGAGAACTAAATAGCAGTAGACAATTTCTATATAAATGAAAGAACACAAAATTAGTTGACAGTTTTCAAACGAATTTTGACATTTTTTCACGAGATGATTAGATGTATAAAAAAAGTTAAGAATTTTTGACATTTGATAAATTTTTGGATGCGGCTAAGAATacaatatgtatgtatgtatgtatgtatgaatagAAATGTATACAATATGTATGATTTTTTAGATGATTATATTTTGATCCAATGTGTATAgaaattagtatatatatatgtatgcataCAATATATTATAGAGAAAAATGTTGATGAATTTTGACATTTGCAAAAGTTTGTTATCTATTTGCAATTAATTAGTATATGTATGTATACAATAAATTTTCTTAGTCCTTTAATAAGGGATTTATCGAAAATGCCCCCATTATGGATGTGCAGAAGTTGATCCAATTGTTTTCTGATCTCATCTACGTACCCTAACTAGcttctatatgtcacgttgttTTGTGTTAAAGTATTGAAGAAATCTATGTCTTCATTATTAGACGGAAGTAACAGGCGCATGAtggtatgaagctcttcttttgAAACAGAgttcatgataaaataattcgctttttggtacgaagttcagcaaagGCCTTCTAAATAGTGATATTCAGAAGGCTCTTGcagaacttcgtaccaaaaagctaattatcctatcaGGGCTTCGTTTCAAAATAACTTTGAAGAGTTTGTACCATCATGCGCCTCTTGCTTCCGGCTAATAATGAAGCCATGATTTTATTGAATCCTTTGACATTAGACAACGTGACATATAAAAggatagatgagatcaggaaaaatatgaACCATTTTCTGCGCAACTAGAAtgccgccattttgttaaatcccttaaaggttaagagaatccgttatgaTTCTGAATCATGTTCCTAGTCAGGGACTAAAGGTTCCTCCTATATAAGAAATCACAATCCAAGCATTTAAAAACATTAAATTTAGATAGAATTTGTTTGAGAGAAAAATTTATGTGCATACTTACGTTTGCGAGAACATTCACATGATGGCGTCCGAATTAAGGTCCAAAAGTGATAGACAACTTTGGATACGTTTGCCAGAACACTATTCACTATCCTTTTTATCATgatctaatatatatacacacaactaatatatttaTATCGATCTTCTTTTTTAATAAAGATGAAAGGCATGCGGGATCGGCTCCTACCAACGGATCGCGTACCGGCAATTCAAGAGTAGATAGCAGGATTTTTGCTCGACCAGGTCATAGATCCCAAAGAAGAATACCATTACAAGCTATAATGCCTCCATGTAATGATCTGCAAATTGTAGGAaaaaatgtatgtatgtatatatatatatatatatatatatatatatatatatatatatatatatatatatatatatatatatatatatatatatatatatatatatatatatatatttgtgtgtgtgtgtgtgaatggtCGTGCGAAAAATTCGATGATATATATATGACCGGTTCTATgagaaattctatttttatatatgcataacgtgtacaatatgtagtagcgtaagatatgttttaaataaaaaagaattaaattgaaaaacagaaaatgaaaagcaaaaaataaacaataaaccccaaAATCCCAAATCACCAAAGCCTCTAGTCCCGGTTGCTgttaccaaccgagactaaaggtcccgCCCACGCCTCGCACGCTGCCAGCCACGTgaaagggtattagtcccggttcgtggcaaaccgggactaaaggggggggggtctttagtaccaagttaatagtcccggttggagaaccGGGAACTATAGGTCCTTACCAACCGGAACTAtaaccctgttttctactagtgtcataTGTCGTCGATGCAGACCACAATCTGCATCCGTTCCTGAAATACCTTCCGAGCTCTGCGTCGAGGCTGGAGCAGATGCCGTCACAACGACGGAGCCCGAGGACACAAGTCCATCATAAGGATGTCGTCGCCGCTACGATATCCCCGCTTGAACAGACTAGTTTTCAAATCCATCACCGACCATAAAAACGATCGCCTCGTCGGGAAAGGATCCGGATTTTCTTTATTCAGCATCGTCACCACCGCCGCCGTCGATGAATGATCCAAAAACCTAAGCTACTAGACCCTAAAACCTAAAGCAAAAACGACCTGCACGCTCGAGATCCGACGACTCCCCTCACAACCGACGACCAAGAGATCGAAGACACAGGAGAGCCGCTGGAAAGCGGCATTGAAAAGTTGGTTCTCTTGACATCGGCTAGGGTTTTTAGCTGCTGATCTGAAAACTGGCAGGCTTGATCGACAAGGCTATAAGGCAAAATCGTACGTTGGAGAAGGGCTTTACGAACTGCCTATGTGTGCAGGATCTACCACGTATAATAAGCCAGCTAAAAAAAACATAAGCGCCCGGCGACGGCGAGCGGCAGATACGCCCCTTATCGCGCACCGGCGCCGATAGCCTCCCTTCTCGGATCAATCCGGCGTCTACGTGGGAAATAAAACGAACATGAAGTCTATTTTGGAGAAATCGGGCTCCGCCATCTTCCGGCTCCTCGTGCCCTGCAGGCCGGGGGTCCGACCACCGCAGCCGCCGCTGCCCACGGCCAGTAGGTCCTACCGCACCTACCGGCGGCGCTTGCCTGCGGTCTCGCGCTCGGCCACGACCCCAAGCCAATGGCCGCAGCGCCCGGAGCTCATCCACTTCACCCGAGGCCGCGGCGGGGAGCCGTGGTACCTCGACTGGCGGAAGTTGGCCGCGCGGGTTCTCGCCCCTGGCGCCGCGGCGATCGCCGCCTACTACCACAACATCGAGACCGTGCCCTACACCAACCGAACCCACCTCGTCTTCCTCTCTCCCCGGATCGAGCGGTGGCTGGGCGGACGCATGTTCGACGAATTCAAGAAGGAGAACGCCGCCATGATTCTACCCGCGTACCACTACAAGAGCGCGCGCGTCAGGCGCATCACCTCGGAGATCGTCCGCGCCGCCCGGCGCACCCTTGGAGTTGCATCTGTCGATCCGAACGGGGAGCTGCTGGATGACAGGTTCATGGCTAGGAACTACGGGAAGCATGCAATGACGAGGCATCTCGACGGGTTCGACTGGGAGGTGATCGTCCTGGAAGATAGGCAGGTCAACGCCATGTGCGTCCCAGGCAAGATCGTGGTCTACACTGGATTGCTCGACTACTTCAAAACTGATGCCGAGATCGCCGCTGTGCTAGGGCATGAGGTACGTAGTAACGAGATCTTACTTACAATATTTATTTTTCGACAAAGGAAATTTTATGAATTCAATCATCCCATCAAAGGCGATACAGCCGTACTGAAACCGGTGGTCTTTTGCGCAGGTCGGACACATTATTGCGAGGCACACGGCGGAGGCGGTCACCAAGAGCTTGTGTTCTTATGCTGTGCATCGACTTGTCATCGGGCGGGTCAGTGACAGTCCAGACTTGTTGAGGGGTGTATCGAAATTACTGTTCACGCTGCCCTTCTCACGAAAGTAAGACATATGTTCGCTTCCTTCATCTCAAATTGTTCAAGGTGATCTACATTCTGCGTGTATGATAAATAACAAATCTTACTGGAATGGTAGAAATTGCTTTGGGCCTTGATGTATTCCTCAGTGAGTTATACATCTATACGTGTTAAGTAATTGGTCTAGGACAAGTAGTGATCTTCTGTTCTTTTAGTACGACTTGGTAAAAAGATAATCTTGTCATTTCACTACATACTATGTGGTTGCCAAAAAAATAATTGTCTTATTTCAATGTAATGGACTCGTAATTGCTATTCTTAAATCATGATCATAGAGTCCATaggtgcagaggccgggggtatattcttcttttcaaaaaaaaagaccATAGAGTCCCTTCTCTTTAGTCTAAATTTCAGATTTCTTTGTTATAGTCgtcaaaaatagaaatagaatccATATTTTCGTTTGCACATGATCATGTTAGTGTCGTTTATGTTCAAGTCAATTTTCATTCAACACGGATTTTAGCGCCCCCACGCAAATAatcaaaattttgtgttctaaaaGAACAAGTTGTTGAGTACTGAACTTGTTTCTTTTCAAAATATGACACAATACTTGTGCTTCCCCCATGAAAATTTCTTTCCTTGCACTTTCCATCTTCACACGAATTGAGACCATTATTTTCGCGTCTATGATTGCCGTTCTAATATGGCAGAGTTAACTCAACTCAACACTGTTTCTCATATGGTACAGTACTAGAGATTCAGTGTATTCTCCCATCCATGGAAGGCGTTTCCTTTACTCTTCAAAAATAATATCTGTTGAGAGCCCCCTGTTGTACAATTCTCACCTTGTCAACATATAATTAAATATATGCAAGTATGTCTCATGTAAAGAGTTCTCATGTTGTTGCATGCTACCAATGTAGGATGGAGATAGAGGCAGACCATATTGGAATGTTGTTACTTGCTGCAGCTGGTTTTGATCCGCGCATAGCCATTGCGGTCGAAGAGAAGCTAGGAAAGATCTCAAGAAATTCAGAATTGAAAAACTATCTCTCTACACACCCTTCAGGTAAAGAAAGAGTGCAATCCTTGTCGCGGGACAAAGTCTTGAACGAGGCGATGGAATTATACAGGGAAGCTAGTCCCGTCAAAGAAGCTGAACGTTTCTCCATTCCTGACCCCTTCGATATTAGGGGCAGGCGAAGCCATGGCTGGAAATGGTAGTTGTGCAATTTTGCATTGTTGTGCTCCTGTGTGTGATCAGGTCGTGTACTTATTTATGTGTTGCACTTGACTGGGTTGCGTTTGCACTCCTTGTCTCCATGGACACTCCTTACggcttttgtgcacttgtatcactaCATGAGCATGTCATACTAGGGAGGACATCAATGGAGACAGTAGATACTAGGCACGAGGAACACTAGGAATCCATATTCTCCTCGTTGGGGCCATGGCCAGAAGATGCTTTTCCACGCCAGCTGCATTCGTCTCCATCAATATTGATCTCTGAGCCCATAGTGTGTGAGGGGGTGCAAACGGAGATATTTAGGCAACAAACTAATTAAACTCAATCATATATGTTTTCGCATATGTGTAGCATTTTTTTTAGAGAGAAGGCGCGGGAGAGCCCTACTTTGATTTAACAAAGGAAAAAATCTGCTAGGAGATTACAACTCACATTTTGCACAAATAAAACCAGAAAACAGTGAAAATATACAAAGTGTTCTGGAAAGAGCTAACATGCTACAAAAACTACAAAGGAACAAAGCAGCTCGGAGTCCATGCAGCTGCGGCCGGTATTGAGATTTCAGACGCCCGGGACGAAACCAAAACTCGAGGCCCC
This genomic stretch from Hordeum vulgare subsp. vulgare chromosome 6H, MorexV3_pseudomolecules_assembly, whole genome shotgun sequence harbors:
- the LOC123405668 gene encoding mitochondrial metalloendopeptidase OMA1-like gives rise to the protein MARNYGKHAMTRHLDGFDWEVIVLEDRQVNAMCVPGKIVVYTGLLDYFKTDAEIAAVLGHEVGHIIARHTAEAVTKSLCSYAVHRLVIGRVSDSPDLLRGVSKLLFTLPFSRKMEIEADHIGMLLLAAAGFDPRIAIAVEEKLGKISRNSELKNYLSTHPSGKERVQSLSRDKVLNEAMELYREASPVKEAERFSIPDPFDIRGRRSHGWKW